In Verrucomicrobiia bacterium, the following are encoded in one genomic region:
- a CDS encoding diaminopimelate decarboxylase: AEQYAKKILPLFKGRKFRLVFEPGRFVSANGGILVGKVLYIKQTNVKNFAIVDTAMNDLIRPTLYDAHHEVLPLKANAKAKKWVYDVVGPVCESGDVLARDRYLQELSEGEYVAFMTSGAYGFVMASNYNSRPRPCEVLVKGNKFEIVRKRETFESLFTGETIPAFV; the protein is encoded by the coding sequence CGCGGAGCAGTATGCCAAAAAAATCCTGCCGCTTTTCAAGGGCCGCAAGTTCCGCCTGGTATTCGAGCCCGGCCGTTTCGTTTCCGCCAATGGCGGCATCCTGGTGGGCAAAGTCCTCTACATCAAACAGACGAACGTGAAGAATTTCGCCATCGTGGACACGGCCATGAACGACCTTATCCGGCCCACGCTCTACGACGCGCATCACGAGGTGCTGCCGTTGAAAGCGAACGCCAAGGCCAAGAAATGGGTGTACGACGTGGTGGGCCCGGTGTGCGAAAGCGGCGACGTGCTCGCGCGCGACCGTTATCTCCAGGAGCTTTCCGAGGGGGAGTACGTGGCGTTCATGACGTCCGGCGCCTACGGCTTCGTGATGGCGTCCAACTACAATTCGCGGCCCCGTCCGTGCGAGGTGCTGGTGAAGGGGAATAAGTTCGAGATCGTGCGCAAGCGCGAGACGTTCGAGTCTCTTTTTACCGGCGAGACCATTCCCGCCTTCGTCTAA